Proteins encoded within one genomic window of Fusarium musae strain F31 chromosome 4, whole genome shotgun sequence:
- a CDS encoding hypothetical protein (EggNog:ENOG41), producing the protein MQSWSNNGQSGADETQHQWHNNYAFASQGGQFDPHQPWSQPVSEQSAYSQLNPQDASPSNFFDSDQSHPFLSSTLHGSQQDQASYHPSHDSLSMNQQYPQQSQDVMDTDFSGIHTDIYGQHSKMNLDNAMAGIGQLSSHPQSTNFPYSMAPQNESSFEPSIQQFSQQHVMPQTSRQQSHTPVQQFDGIPSAYTPGHNFSRPPQPSPVQNQQQYNQAAFSPPVNGQTPQPRPTEQLNFQHSHPQARQQPQPQQQPPKPQQQLQQNQPQQPPPQPQFAPKQPMAYPQTSQPLPGQNFQQPIHHPQPPHFINNATSPPTANTQYILSQPGTNQDTGTLQPVTNELPPKKRKRAAKTEVNTPTLTPEPTAAYVDSPVGSPAVKKVDDLDGLSAPTPTPEEAQLINQFDKRTKAAQAKFPAIKGLPHLVHEGTIKLPAPKSYDKLAPLVALPPRSGRQMVPELGYSLPCEVQGRFTSQYRPSPDKGGLDERRMEAKVLLDDFDRSMKGLGKRRPKYTEYPHAFKEQLKSDEASKNKAEKKAKKELEEERGKPIRAATRPADPAEAAAWDAIGMVHIEQSVARTNALIASRVQQAGEYFIKLRTDMNRAKQEFDQAIKDKKPEDVIAKDRQDFEQKKEILYRALDATIEHADDAVLDNLGGHQKLVLSLVNALIMCIKASDFSGKLPKIVLEMFTHFPMTKKIAETTNFESVRKRFADKGDSEVKELVSEITVKVKKLKASEPESTGYQGTSASSRAKAKPGTEPSAKRGRDEEAETRTVKKIAVESSGNALSRKLAQPKIQLQSASKTSAAKAAAASILPGKPRPVAKPAPKPETKADVKVISDDKIKAEAKPSRTETKPPAPRNGTTTAPTSSSASALSGIASLLDSINAPKAEAPVAQKETNGTEISESPEEKAKRLRKEARRKLRVSWKPETELVQIRIFQKEEAEDEGRESNMTRDAADDRSEGMVLKQRANQEEEEEDEDVPYQPWMGPVAIDFSRLPTDVRNKNFVTRGGNVTFTTDEQQRIADREQRELMAIYTDPDDIPPSPKSPILEAAGTDQQKTQFLPDDAKFQEIQHRWRDEQQMGSDGALYTALQRIEAKNNPATRLDSILGNLRGVSSVARTSPQHASQPQPHPALANDTLPLIAGRAVLEQVIALLKSDKVKSWRDSNPITNDVWRAFHYSDMPTRLCGGAIEGVAKSLSGMPFPSNSPPEWILHDQEKVREWQMGHNKELVSRQKRADEERARAEAEANALQAAAVGASSGQAPANPQDWAAYYAQQQQAYAPYMALLQQIQPQPQTTTAPAQQQPQIPDIQLQSILAAINQPSQASGQASTATPNAASYLNPNDPSYQQYMVLTQMAQGQQVPPPPPPPAAEREWDRDRAYSRDRDQDRGWDRERTYDRDRDGKDGRKKKPTLPPHKPANKALIGTKPCTFWQQGKCARGDKCTFRHD; encoded by the exons ATGCAGTCTTGGTCAAACAATGGCCAAAGCGGCGCCGATGAGACACAGCATCAATGGCACAATAACTATGCTTTTGCAAGCCAAGGCGGCCAATTTGACCCCCATCAGCCTTGGTCACAGCCTGTGAGTGAGCAGTCAGCCTACTCACAACTTAATCCTCAAGATGCTTCCCCATCAAACTTTTTCGACTCTGATCAAAGTCACCCCTTCCTCTCAAGCACTCTGCATGGCTCTCAACAGGACCAAGCAAGCTACCACCCAAGCCATGACTCTCTCTCCATGAACCAACAATATCCACAACAGTCACAAGATGTAATGGACACAGATTTCAGTGGAATTCACACTGATATCTACGGTCAACACAGCAAAATGAACCTGGATAACGCCATGGCTGGCATTGGACAACTATCAAGTCATCCTCAGTCTACCAATTTTCCATATTCTATGGCACCACAAAATGAGTCATCCTTCGAACCTTCTATCCAGCAGTTTTCTCAGCAGCATGTAATGCCACAAACGAGTAGGCAGCAGAGCCATACACCAGTGCAGCAGTTTGACGGCATCCCGTCTGCTTATACCCCAGGTCATAATTTCAGTCGACCACCCCAGCCATCCCCGGTCCAGAATCAGCAACAGTACAACCAAGCTGCTTTTTCACCTCCAGTGAACGGCCAGACGCCTCAACCACGACCGACTGAACAACTGAACTTCCAACATAGCCATCCGCAAGCACGACAgcaacctcagcctcaacagcaacctcctaagcctcagcagcagctgcAACAAAACCAACCGcaacaaccaccaccacagccTCAGTTTGCTCCTAAGCAACCTATGGCCTATCCCCAAACCTCGCAGCCTCTGCCGGGTCAGAATTTCCAGCAGCCGATACATCATCCGCAGCCACCCCACTTCATCAATAACGCCACATCACCACCCACAGCCAACACGCAATACATTCTGTCACAACCAGGCACGAATCAAGATACCGGAACCCTTCAACCCGTGACGAACGAACTGCCtcccaagaagaggaagcggGCAGCGAAGACTGAAGTCAACACTCCTACCCTGACCCCAGAGCCCACTGCAGCATATGTCGACTCGCCTGTTGGTTCTCCTGCTGTGAAAAAGgttgatgatctcgatgGCCTCTCAGCTCCGACTCCCACGCCTGAAGAAGCCCAGTTAATCAACCAGTTCGATAAGCGCACCAAGGCCGCCCAAGCCAAATTTCCTGCTATCAAAGGGCTTCCTCATTTGGTTCATGAGGGAACAATCAAGCTTCCCGCACCTAAGAGCTATGATAAGCTTGCCCCTCTTGTGGCACTGCCACCCCGTAGCGGAAGGCAGATGGTCCCTGAACTTGGTTACAGTCTTCCCTGTGAAGTCCAGGGGCGTTTCACCAGCCAATACCGCCCCTCTCCAGATAAAGGCGGGCTTGACGAGAGGCGCATGGAGGCCAAGGTGCTTTTGGATGACTTTGATCGTTCCATGAAGGGCTTAGGCAAACGGCGTCCCAAATACACGGAGTACCCGCATGCTTTCAAAGAGCAACTTAAATCTGATGAGGCCTCGAAGAACAAAGCTGAGAAAAAGGCAAaaaaagagcttgaggaagagcgtGGTAAGCCC ATCCGTGCAGCTACCCGCCCAGCCGACCCTGCTGAAGCTGCTGCATGGGATGCCATCGGGATGGTGCACATCGAGCAGTCTGTTGCACGTACCAATGCCCTCATTGCATCCCGTGTTCAACAAGCAGGCGAGTACTTCATCAAACTTCGCACCGACATGAACCGTGCCAAGCAGGAATTCGACCAAGctatcaaggacaagaagccgGAAGATGTGATTGCAAAGGACCGACAGGACTTTGAacagaagaaagaaatactCTACCGAGCTTTGGATGCCACTATCGAGCATGCAGATGATGCGGTATTGGATAACCTCGGCGGCCACCAAAAGCTAGTTTTAAGTTTGGTGAATGCGCTGATCATGTGTATCAAAGCGAGTGACTTCTCGGGAAAACTCCCCAAGATTGTCCTTGAGATGTTTACACATTTTCCTATGACGAAAAAGATCGCCGAGACAACAAACTTTGAATCAGTGAGGAAACGGTTTGCCGATAAGGGAGACTCGGAGGTCAAAGAGCTTGTATCAGAGATAAcagtcaaagtcaagaagctcaaggccagtgAGCCCGAAAGCACAGGCTATCAAGGCACTTCTGCGTCAAGCAGAGCGAAGGCTAAACCGGGGACGGAGCCTTCGGCCAAGCGTGGGCGAGACGAGGAGGCTGAAACAAGGACGGTTAAAAAGATTGCAGTAGAATCTAGCGGCAATGCTCTTAGCAGGAAACTTGCCCAGCCCAAGATTCAACTTCAATCAGCATCCAAAACCAGTGCAGCaaaggcagcagcagcttctatTCTGCCTGGCAAACCCAGACCAGTAGCCAAACCTGCACCAAAGCCTGAAACCAAAGCAGACGTGAAGGTCATAAGTGACGACAAGATAAAAGCCGAAGCGAAGCCATCACGAACTGAGACGAAACCACCGGCACCTCGAAATGGGACTACAACCGCTCCgacctcaagctcagccagcGCCTTGTCCGGTATTGCTTCGCTACTAGACTCGATCAATGCACCAAAAGCCGAGGCTCCTGTTGCACAAAAGGAGACAAATGGGACTGAAATCTCCGAATCGCCCgaagagaaggccaagcgTCTCCGAAAAGAGGCTCGCCGTAAGCTTCGAGTCAGCTGGAAGCCTGAAACCGAGCTTGTTCAGATTAGGATCTTCCAGAAGGAAGAAGCCGAGGACGAAGGACGAGAGTCGAACATGACCCGAGATGCCGCCGACGATCGATCTGAAGGAATGGTACTCAAACAGCGTGCGAaccaagaggaagaagaggaagatgaagacgttCCTTATCAACCTTGGATGGGACCTGTCGCGATCGACTTCTCTAGGCTGCCAACAGATGTCCGAAACAAGAACTTCGTTACTCGAGGCGGAAATGTCACTTTTACAACAGACGAACAGCAGCGCATCGCCGATAGGGAGCAACGGGAGCTCATGGCTATCTATACCGACCCCGATGACATACCACCCTCACCCAAGTCACCGATACTCGAGGCTGCTGGAACTGATCAACAGAAGACACAATTTCTGCCTGATGATGCAAAGTTCCAAGAGATCCAGCATCGATGGCGTGATGAGCAGCAAATGGGATCTGATGGAGCACTCTACACGGCCCTACAACGCATCGAGGCGAAGAACAATCCAGCGACTCGTCTCGATTCGATTCTAGGCAACCTCCGAGGCGTCTCTTCGGTGGCTCGCACATCCCCTCAACATGCTTCTCAACCACAGCCCCATCCGGCGCTAGCTAATGATACTCTACCTCTTATCGCTGGCCGTGCCGTGTTGGAACAGGTCATTGCCCTGCTCAAATCCGATAAGGTCAAGAGCTGGCGAGACTCGAACCCAATCACGAACGATGTCTGGCGTGCTTTCCATTACTCCGACATGCCTACTCGTCTTTGCGGAGGTGCCATTGAAGGTGTGGCCAAGTCTCTCTCAGGCATGCCATTTCCCAGCAACTCGCCTCCAGAATGGATTCTTCATGATCAAGAGAAGGTCCGCGAGTGGCAAATGGGGCACAACAAAGAGCTGGTATCTCGACAGAAAAGAGCAGACGAAGAACGTGCGCGCGCAGAAGCGGAGGCCAACGCCTTGCAAGCAGCAGCTGTCGGTGCTTCGTCTGGCCAAGCCCCAGCCAATCCTCAGGACTGGGCGGCCTATTAtgctcagcaacaacaggCCTATGCGCCTTACATGGCTTTGTTGCAGCAAATTCAGCCCCAGCCACAGACGACGACTGCACctgcgcagcagcagccgcaaATCCCCGATATCCAGCTCCAGTCTATCCTGGCCGCTATCAACCAGCCGTCGCAGGCTTCAGGCCAAGCCTCGACCGCAACCCCAAATGCTGCTTCATATCTCAACCCCAACGATCCTTCATATCAGCAGTACATGGTGCTCACCCAAATGGCACAAGGACAGCAAGtcccgcctccgcctccaccACCCGCAGCGGAACGAGAATGGGATAGAGACAGAGCATACAGCCGAGATAGAGACCAAGACCGCGGTTGGGACCGTGAACGGACATATGACCGCGACCGGGATGGAAAAGAcggaaggaagaagaagcctacTCTGCCGCCACACAAGCCTGCTAACAAAGCACTCATTGGCACCAAGCCTTGTACTTTCTGGCAGCAGGGCAAGTGTGCTAGAGGAGACAAGTGTACATTTCGACACGACTAA
- a CDS encoding hypothetical protein (EggNog:ENOG41~BUSCO:EOG092619MJ) has product MATKGNSLRDRQIASLKKILNLNESVESSEADEAHANGLLAPVAPILDADGNPIWKVLVFDDLGRDVISSVMRVSDLRSMGVTMHMHIGGARHPIPDVPVIYLLEPNAQNLQAITSDLQKGLYTPAYINFLSSLPRVLLEEFATQTAAAGTSEHIAQLFDQYLNFIVAEPDLFSLGMQKEHTYWALNSANTSDEELDRVVDKIVSGLFSVIATMGVIPIIRCPKNGPADMVAARLDRKLRDHILNSKDNLFSGPRTNASSNTHSSRPVLILLDRNVDLVPMLSHSWTYQSLVHDVLNMKLNRITIESPAEEGNPAKGPTKKGYDLTTNDFFWAKNAGSPFPQVAEDIDAELTKYKEETAAITKRTGVTNFEDLQADTSASAQHLKEAITLLPEMRERKGILDMHMNILAALLTGIKDRQLDNYFQLEENVVKQTKPQIMEIISDSTKGSEPADKLRLFIIWYLSTEQEVNRQEFEGFGKALSEAGADVSCLPYVRQVRATTKMTQLTTINNNTAQPAQTSDLFGRFSSMSSRLTDRLKESGVPTGLSSNFESLISGVKNFLPVDRDFTVTKIVESIMDPSSASSSAIAKTEDYKYYDPRSANARGSMPAPSAMRSGAGTTPGGMPGSQVSGQTASFGQRRQGFSEAVVFTVGGGSIDEYGNLQEWVSRTGGDRAKKRVVYGSTEMMNAAEFIKEELDTLGKEVSP; this is encoded by the exons ATGGCAACCAAGGGAAACTCTCTGCGCGATCGCCAAATAG CGTCGCTAAAGAAAATCCTCAACCTGAACGAGAGTGTCGAATCCTCCGAGGCCGACGAAGCCCATGCCAATGGTTTACTCGCTCCTGTTGCGCCTATCCTCGATGCAGATGGCAACCCTATCTGGAAGGTACTGgtctttgatgatcttggtcgGGATGTTATCAGCAGTGTTATGCGCGTCAGCGACTTGCGGTCAATGGGCGTAACCATGCACAT GCACATTGGCGGCGCAAGGCACCCCATCCCCGATGTCCCGGTCATCTACCTCCTCGAACCGAATGCGCAAAACCTCCAAGCCATTACATCCGACTTACAGAAGGGGCTTTACACTCCCGCTTACATCAACTTTCTATCCTCTCTCCCTCGTGTCCTGCTTGAGGAGTTCGCTACAcaaactgctgctgctggaacaTCCGAACACATTGCTCAGCTTTTTGACCAATATTTAAATTTCATTGTCGCTGAACCAGATCTATTCAGTCTGGGCATGCAAAAAGAGCATACATATTGGGCATTGAACAGTGCAAACACCAGCGACGAGGAGCTTGATCGCGTAGTGGATAAAATCGTCAGCGGTCTATTCAGTGTAATTGCTACTATGG GAGTCATTCCTATTATCCGATGCCCCAAGAACGGTCCTGCAGATATGGTCGCCGCGCGACTCGACCGAAAACTCCGAGATCATATTCTCAACTCAAAGGACAACCTCTTCTCTGGACCGCGAACGAACGCTTCATCAAATACTCACTCTTCCCGACCCGTACTCATTCTTCTCGATCGAAACGTTGACTTGGTGCCAATGCTTTCTCATTCTTGGACATATCAAAGTCTGGTTCACGATGTTCTCAACATGAAGCTCAACCGCATCACCATCGAAAGCCCTGCGGAAGAAGGAAACCCTGCCAAGGGTCCCACGAAGAAGGGTTACGATTTGACTACAAACGACTTCTTCTGGGCCAAAAACGCTGGCAGCCCTTTCCCTCAAGTAGCGGAGGATATCGATGCTGAATTGACCAAATACAAAGAAGAAACCGCTGCGATTACGAAAAGGACTGGTGTTACAAATTTTGAGGACTTGCAGGCCGACACCAGCGCTAGCGCTCAGCATCTCAAGGAGGCAATAACGTTACTTCCTGAAATGAGAGAACGTAAAGGCATTCTCGACATGCATATGAACATCCTGGCGGCTTTGTTGACAGGAATAAAGGATCGCCAGCTTGACAACTATTTCCAACTGGAGGAGAATGTTGTGAAGCAGACCAAACCTCAGATTATGGAAATTATTAGTGACAGTACCAAGGGTTCTGAACCCGCTGATAAGCTGCGGTTGTTCATCATCTGGTACTTGAGTACGGAACAAGAGGTGAACCGACAAGAATTCGAGGGTTTCGGAAAGGCCCTCTCAGAAGCTGGCGCGGATGTGTCATGTCTGCCCTACGTTCGACA GGTTCGCGCTACAACCAAGATGACACAACTCActaccatcaacaacaatacTGCTCAGCCTGCTCAAACTTCAGACCTCTTCGGCCGCTTCTCATCTATGTCGTCTCGTCTTACCGACCGCCTCAAAGAATCAGGCGTGCCCACTGGTCTCTCATCAAACTTTGAAAGCCTCATCAGTGGCGTGAAAAACTTCCTCCCTGTCGATCGCGATTTCACAGTTACGAAGATCGTCGAATCGATCATGGATCCTTCGTcagcctcctcttcagctATTGCCAAGACAGAGGACTACAAGTACTACGATCCTAGATCCGCCAATGCTCGAGGCAGCATGCCTGCACCAAGTGCCATGCGGTCTGGGGCTGGAACTACTCCAGGTGGCATGCCTGGTTCCCAAGTGTCCGGACAGACAGCTAGCTTTGGTCAAAGAAGACAAGGATTCAGTGAAGCTGTCGTTTTCACAGTTGGTGGCGGTAGCATTGATGAATATGGTAACCTGCAGGAGTGGGTGAGTCGAACAGGGGGCGACAGGGCTAAGAAGAGGGTTGTATATGGCAGCACAGAGATGATGAATGCTGCCGAGTTCATCAAGGAGGAACTAGACACACTGGGAAAGGAGGTATCACCATGA
- a CDS encoding hypothetical protein (EggNog:ENOG41): MSSDTPLLDPSIFSHLQEKLDEETAVRDNLTQIIQRLERAVATAQGLLSRVHSTPRARYPALVSQVEDAIKEEVTIVKELNEVASKHPYYKYNSKWARTVQNAIGTAVYTAWLGGLGSDAQPASLGRLLTLEQVGEVFQVPTNLKDRDAFHFTIEEYLLSLTDLTNELARLAPNAVTLGDFELPLVISGFIKDLFAGFQLLNLKNDILRKRADAVKYDVKRVEDVVYDLSLRGLVKRAGEGDTEMAAAE; this comes from the exons ATGTCCTCCGACACTCCTCTTCTCGAtccctccatcttctcccacctccaggagaagctcgatgaAGAGACCGCCGTTCGTGATAACCTCACCCAGATTATCCAGCGTCTCGAGCGCGCCGTTGCCACCGCTCAAGGTCTTCTCTCTCGCGTCCACTCTACGCCCCGCGCTCGCT ACCCTGCGCTTGTATCACAGGTTGAGGATGCTATCAAGGAAGAGGTCACTATTGTGAAGGAGCTGAATGAGGTAGCCAGCAAGCACCCATATTACAA GTACAACAGCAAATGGGCGAGGACCGTTCAAAATGCCATCGGCACCGCTGTCTACACTGCCTGGCTCGGCGGTCTAGGCTCTGACGCCCAGCCTGCTTCTCTCGGTCGCCTTCTCACTCTCGAGCAAGTTGGCGAGGTCTTCCAAG TCCCCACAAACCTCAAGGACCGCGATGCCTTCCACTTCACCATCGAGGAGTATCTCCTATCTCTGACGGACCTCACCAACGAGCTTGCTCGTCTTGCTCCCAACGCTGTCACCCTCGGAGACTTTGAGCTTCCTCTCGTTATTAGCGGGTTCATCAAGGATCTCTTCGCCGGgttccagcttctcaacctcaagaatGACATTCTCCGCAAGCGAGCTGATGCTGTCAAGTATGACGTCAAGAGAGTCGAGGATGTTGTCTATGATCTGAGCCTGCGTGGACTGGTCAAAAGGGCTGGAGAGGGTGACACAGAGATGGCTGCTGCCGAGTAG